Proteins encoded together in one Anopheles darlingi chromosome 3, idAnoDarlMG_H_01, whole genome shotgun sequence window:
- the LOC125956272 gene encoding putative uncharacterized protein DDB_G0271606 isoform X1, with product MHTFSETGAGVPAFLAKLWRLVEDAETNDLISWSTDGRSFIIQNQAQFAKELLPLNYKHNNMASFIRQLNMYGFHKITSIDNGGLRFDRDEMEFTHPCFQKDHPYLLEHIKRKIASSKQQQLQQQQQQQQQQMQQQDDKSALKLEAVSRVLSEVKNMRGRQDSLDSRFQTMKQENEALWREIAILRQKHHKQQQIVNKLIQFLVTIVQPSRGGLGNMGNSANKRRFQLMINDAPQQAKMNKSDFTETASIEELNEALEEVAYANQQELLSNQDKSKKAKVLPVITAKIVPSSSTTTVGTAPSTVAGKKNASSAASSASSTIVKTLGGGSVVRKENIAPIDKKVKRNSEILEVSSPMSSLPERSPYRTTTPSVSAGSPTNSIASSVGGGSSGGYGSGNGGGDMMDEVFSPTTISGIKVQRVPERQMQQQQRRIGIAGEGGRNTSSHHNQAPINLIQLIDSSVNDDDDDEDLLESDGGKYTHDEMDQHAYLVDHVDEAADAEIGAYKDGAGIRISVGDPDTGALYQDSEGDMMLNTPMVLREMEKQEQLRQQKQRQRSQQQQRIQQQQKAQQQQQQQQSNGKKGESLLKGGAAIANSKQQRSAGQKSLLTATTQAGGSGIRSATGGKTQSMIVTRGGVKRMAIENVRKQNVANAEQQLQQPQQQQQQLQQQQQQQQNVASPGSSGGFSSRSNASNSPSPPTPPTGASFSGDSFLNTPVVPGDIFEDSNDQTVKKEGRAEGTKQSPMLGSFSFLDGGYYNPNVNINDVKAALLRQQQNDIQQQQQHQQTIDELLEAGNGQAHGDEENEFDENSLDSSLMLNRATGSGSNQQLQSQQQQQQQQQQQQQQQQDQQQQLSKFVSSDLDMSRLNTVAEYGQHIDTVQNDLESLRELLKGEGYQLDANALLGTAGSTAPPYGRVYFPSCPFDQDTINKVRTDLFNNNEDMLGYDFPMNLPDMMTDEQQLQQLSGAGSSSSNSNEKSNTSSSPTPGGGDLSALQTQLMAYKLGMNGGNPPLGLMNGIIGGSGGNFNGNGSSLCGPLHGNGNGSALLGGNGLIGPDGTIVTGDYVDLNELLNMDGHGSYHDDDKSLAA from the exons ATGCACACGTTCAGTGAGACGGGTGCAGGTGTACCAGCGTTTCTGGCGAAACTCTGGCGCCTGGTCGAGGATGCGGAAACGAATGATCTGATTTCGTGGAGCACG GATGGCCGTAGCTTCATCATACAGAACCAAGCACAGTTTGCCAAGgaactgctgccgctgaactacaaacacaacaacatggCTAGCTTTATACGGCAGTTGAATATGT ATGGATTCCACAAAATAACCTCGATCGATAATGGCGGCCTGCGATTCGATCGGGACGAGATGGAGTTCACACACCCCTGCTTCCAAAAGGACCATCCGTACCTTTTGGAGCACATCAAGCGCAAGATTGCCTCgtcgaagcagcaacagttgcagcagcagcaacagcagcagcaacagcaaatgcaGCAACAGGACGATAAAAGTGCGCTCAAGCTGGAAGCGGTCAGCCGGGTGCTGAGCGAGGTGAAAAACATGCGTGGCCGCCAGGATTCGCTGGATTCACGTTTCCAGACGATGAAGCAGGAAAACGAGGCACTCTGGCGCGAGATAGCTATCCTGCGCCAGAAGCatcacaagcaacagcagattgTTAACAAG CTCATCCAATTCCTCGTCACTATTGTACAACCGTCGCGTGGAGGCCTCGGCAACATGGGGAATAGTGCCAACAAGCGTCGGTTCCAGCTCATGATCAACGATGCGCCACAGCAGGCAAAG ATGAACAAAAGCGATTTCACCGAAActgcatcgatcgaagagTTGAACGAAGCACTCGAAGAGGTGGCATATGCCAATCAGCAGGAGTTATT GTCGAACCAAGACAAGAGCAAGAAAGCCAAAGTCCTTCCGGTTATTACCGCTAAGATCGTTCCCAGTTCATCGACCACTACCGTCGGCACTGCGCCCTCCACTGTTGCTGGCAAAAAGAACGCTTCCTCTGCGGCTAGTAGCGCTAGTAGCACGATCGTTAAGaccctcggtggtggtagcgttgttaggaaggaaaacattgcGCCAATCGACAAGAAAGTGAAAAG GAATTCTGAAATACTGGAGGTATCGTCACCGATGTCGTCTCTACCAGAGCGTTCGCCTTACCGTACCACGACACCGTCGGTATCCGCTGGTAGTCCAACGAACAGCATCGCCagcagtgttggtggtggtagtagtggaggCTACGGGAGTGGCAATGGAGGTGGTGATATGATGGATGAAGTCTTTTCACCTACAACTATCAGTGGAATAAAGGTTCAACGAGTGCCAGAACGAcaaatgcaacagcagcagcgtcgcaTAGGTATTGCTGGTGAAGGTGGCCGGAACACTAGCAGCCACCACAACCAAGCTCCGATTAATTTGATCCAGCTCATCGATAGTTCggtaaatgatgatgatgatgatgaggatttgTTGGAGTCGGACGGTGGAAAGTATACGCATGATGAGATGGATCAGCACGCTTATCTGGTGGATCACGTGGATGAAGCAGCTGATGCTGAGATCGGTGCATACAAAGACGGTGCGGGTATCCGGATATCAGTCGGTGATCCAGATACCGGGGCATTGTATCAGGATAGCGAGGGTGACATGATGCTGAACACACCGATGGTGTTGCGCGAGATGGAAAAGCAGGAACAGCtaaggcagcagaagcaacgtCAGCgttcgcaacaacagcagagaattcagcagcaacagaaagctcaacagcagcagcaacaacagcagtctaatggcaaaaagggagaaagttTGCTCAAGGGAGGTGCAGCAATCGCTAATAGCAAGCAGCAACGCTCCGCTGGCCAAAAGAGCTtattaacagcaacaacacaagcTGGAGGAAGCGGTATACGGTCAGCCACTGGTGGCAAAACACAATCAATGATCGTTACCCGAGGAGGTGTTAAACGGATGGCTATCGAAAACGTTAGGAAGCAAAATGTGGCCAATGCCGAACAGCAgctacaacaaccacagcagcagcaacaacagttacagcagcagcagcagcagcaacaaaatgtTGCATCACCCGGATCATCTGGAGGATTCAGTAGCCGCAGCAATGCTAGTAACAGCCCATCCCCTCCAACTCCACCTACTGGGGCATCATTCAGTGGCGATAGCTTCCTGAACACTCCCGTAGTTCCAGGTGACATCTTTGAGGACAGCAACGATCAGACAGTGAAGAAGGAGGGACGTGCAGAAGGCACCAAACAGTCACCGATGCTCGGATCGTTCAGCTTCTTAGACGGTGGTTACTATAACCCAAACGTGAACATCAACGATGTGAAGGCCGCCCTTTTGCGTCAGCAACAGAACGAtatacaacagcagcagcaacaccagcaaacTATTGATGAGCTGCTGGAAGCTGGCAATGGGCAGGCCCACGGTGACGAAGAAAATGAGTTTGATGAAAACTCACTGGATTCTAGCTTGATGTTGAACCGGGCAACCGGTAGTGgtagcaaccagcagctgcaatcccagcagcagcagcagcagcaacagcagcagcaacagcaacagcagcaagatcaacagcaacaattatCGAAGTTCGTCAGTAGTGATCTAGATATGTCCCGTCTTAATACGGT AGCCGAATATGGACAGCACATTGACACGGTACAGAACGATCTGGAGTCACTGAGGGAGCTTCTCAAGGGCGAAGGATATCAGCTGGATGCAAACGCACTGCTTGGG ACGGCAGGCTCGACGGCACCTCCGTACGGTCGAGTATACTTCCCGTCGTGTCCGTTCGATCAGGATACCATCAATAAGGTTAGGACTGAT CTATTCAACAATAACGAAGATATGCTTGGTTACGATTTCCCGATGAACTTACCGGACATGATGACGGACGAGCAGCAGTTGCAACAGCTTAGCGGCgctggtagcagtagtagcaacagcaacgaaaagTCAAACACCTCTAGCAGCCCAACACCGG gaggaggagacctGTCCGCGTTACAAACGCAACTAATGGCCTACAAGCTAGGAATGAATGGTGGTAATCCACCGCTCGGCCTGATGAATGGCATcatcggtggtagtggtggaaaCTTCAACGGCAATGGAAGCAGTTTATGTGGTCCACTGCACGGCAATGGAAATGGTAGTGCTCTTCTCGGTGGCAATGGCTTAATAGGACCGGACGGAACCATTGTGACCGGAGATTACGTCGATCTCAATGAACTGCTAAACATGGACGGCCACGGAAGCTATCACGATGACGACAAGTCACTAGCCGCATAA